A single Amphiprion ocellaris isolate individual 3 ecotype Okinawa chromosome 1, ASM2253959v1, whole genome shotgun sequence DNA region contains:
- the LOC111572428 gene encoding UDP-glucuronosyltransferase 2C1-like produces the protein MYQLSLCEGTIQITMRLIYLCSALLLLILLPRTCQGGNILVIPVEGSHWINMDILLQALHSRGHNLTIIRGDKSWYIKDNSTYYSTYTIPVHNSIDKEFILRVVSEMIDFERGAHPLMSFLGSTVGMLGTYLEGHEGVRKVVTTMLDDRELMRKLNDTKFDMVLSDPWWGGGPILAKYLNLPLVYNARWLFGGESHFAIAPSPTSYIPLTGSVCTDKMTFFQRVKNMILHILTQTQKHLVNQIYQKICDKYLGPNNDFNQLLIDADIWLMRADFVFEFPRPTMPNVVYIGGFQCKPAKPLPQHLEEFVQSSGEHGVIIMSLGTFVNELPADMANEIAAAFAKLPQKVIWRYKGSRPDTLGNNTLLVDWMPQNDLLGHPKVKVFVAHGGTNGVQEALYHGVPVVGIPLLFDQYDNLLRLEDRGGAKILTLSTMDKDNNFLTAIQEVLNEPSYRMNMQRLSRLHRDQPITPMDNALFWIEFVMRHKGAAHLKPASLRMSWYSYHSVDVALFLGGAVLLVLLSTFFLIRCLCNAMCKSKVKRE, from the exons ATGTACCAGCTTTCCCTGTGTGAAGGAACAATACAGATCACA ATGAGGCTGATATATCTCTGCAGTGCTTTGCTGCTGCTCATCCTTCTGCCCAGAACCTGTCAAGGTGGCAACATCTTGGTCATTCCTGTCGAAGGCAGCCACTGGATAAACATGGATATTCTCCTTCAAGCTCTGCACTCCAGAGGACACAATCTAACTATCATTCGTGGTGACAAAAGCTGGTACATCAAGGATAACTCCACATATTACAGTACCTACACAATTCCAGTACATAATAGCATAGATAAGGAGTTCATCCTTCGAGTAGTTTCTGAGATGATAGACTTTGAACGAGGAGCTCATCCCTTGATGAGTTTTCTTGGGTCGACTGTGGGCATGTTAGGCACATATTTAGAAGGTCATGAAGGTGTTCGTAAAGTAGTAACAACAATGCTTGATGACAGAGAATTGATGAGGAAGTTGAATGACACCAAGTTTGACATGGTCCTCAGTGACCCTTGGTGGGGAGGTGGACCCATTTTGGCCAAATATTTGAACCTTCCTTTGGTTTATAATGCTCGCTGGCTGTTTGGTGGTGAAAGTCATTTCGCCATTGCTCCGTCACCCACATCCTACATTCCGTTAACAGGATCTGTCTGCACTGATAAGATGACCTTTTTTCAGAGagttaaaaacatgattttacatATATTAACACAAACCCAAAAACATCTGGTCAATCAGATATACCAGAAAATATGTGACAAATATCTTGGACCCAATAATGATTTTAACCAGCTATTGATTGATGCAGACATCTGGCTGATGAGAGCAGACTTTGTGTTTGAGTTCCCTCGTCCCACAATGCCTAATGTTGTGTACATAGGAGGGTTCCAGTGTAAACCTGCAAAACCTCTGCCTCAACACTTGGAGGAGTTTGTGCAGAGTTCTGGAGAGCATGGAGTCATCATCATGTCTCTGGGGACTTTTGTGAATGAACTACCTGCTGACATGGCAAATGAGATCGCTGCAGCTTTTGCTAAACTTCCTCAGAAAGTCATCTGGAGGTATAAAGGCAGCAGACCAGACACTCTGGGCAACAACACTTTATTGGTGGACTGGATGCCTCAGAACGACCTTCTAGGACATCCTAAAGTAAAAGTGTTTGTGGCTCATGGAGGAACAAACGGAGTCCAAGAAGCTCTTTATCATGGAGTCCCAGTTGTGGGCATCCCCTTGTTATTTGACCAATATGACAACTTGCTCCGACtagaagacagaggaggagctAAGATTCTTACATTATCTACAATGGACAAGGACAACAACTTCCTAACAGCTATTCAGGAGGTCCTGAATGAACCCTCCTACAGGATGAACATGCAGAGACTCTCCAGGCTGCACAGAGATCAGCCAATAACACCAATGGATAACGCCCTCTTCTGGATCGAGTTTGTCATGAGACACAAAGGTGCAGCTCACCTGAAACCAGCATCACTCAGAATGTCCTGGTATTCCTACCACTCTGTAGACGTAGCTCTGTTCCTGGGTGGAGCTGTGCTGCTCGTACTTCTATCTACTTTCTTCTTGATTAGGTGTTTGTGTAATGCAATGTGTAAATCTAAAGTGAAACGTGAGTAA
- the LOC111572429 gene encoding UDP-glucuronosyltransferase 2A3-like, producing the protein MRLIYYCTALLLLILLPRTCQGGNILVFPMEGSHWINMDILLQALHSRGHNVTIVRSSQSWYIKDNSTYYSTYTVPIEIGFEREFISRTISEIIDFQRGALPLTSFFHLAVGMLGTLTEAHRGLDEFASGMLDDKKFMRTLNDTKFDLVLTDPCWGGGIILAKYLNLPLVYNVRWLIPEEAHISIAPSPISYIPIMGSGLTNQMTFFQRVKNMIYYVVSQTQKHLVAKKVYQKICDKYLGPNNDFNQLMIDADIWLMRADFVFEFPRPTMPNVVYMGGFQCKPAKPLPQHLEEFVQSSGEHGVIIMSLGTFVNELPADMANEIAAAFAKLPQKVIWRYKGSRPSTLANNTLLVDWMPQNDLLGHPKVKVFVAHGGTNGVQEALYHGVPVVGIPVAFDQYDNLLRLEDRGAAKILTLSTVDKDNNFLKAIQEVLNEPSYRMNMQRLSRLHRDQPITPMDNALFWIEFVMRHKGAAHLKPASLRMSWYSYHSVDVALFLGGAVLLMLLSTFFLIRCLCNAMCKPKVKRE; encoded by the coding sequence ATGAGGCTGATCTATTATTGCACTGCTTTGCTGCTGCTCATCCTTCTGCCCAGAACGTGTCAAGGTGGCAACATCTTGGTCTTTCCTATGGAAGGCAGCCACTGGATAAACATGGATATCCTACTTCAAGCTCTGCACTCCAGAGGACATAATGTCACGATTGTGCGTTCAAGCCAAAGCTGGTACATCAAGGATAACTCCACGTATTACAGTACCTACACAGTTCCAATAGAAATTGGCTTTGAGAGGGAGTTCATCTCAAGAACCATTTCTGAGATCATAGATTTTCAACGGGGAGCTCTTCCCTTGACAAGTTTTTTCCATTTGGCTGTCGGCATGCTTGGCACACTTACTGAAGCTCACAGAGGTTTGGATGAATTTGCATCAGGGATGCTAGATGACAAAAAGTTCATGAGAACGTTGAATGACACCAAGTTTGACCTGGTCCTCACTGATCCCTGCTGGGGAGGTGGAATCATTCTGGCCAAATATTTGAACCTTCCTTTGGTTTATAATGTTCGCTGGCTCATACCTGAAGAAGCTCATATTTCCATTGCCCCTTCACCCATATCTTATATTCCTATCATGGGATCTGGCTTAACTAATCAGATGACCTTTTTCCAGAGagttaaaaacatgatttactATGTAGTATCCCAAACACAAAAGCATCTGGTGGCAAAGAAAGTATATCAGAAAATATGTGACAAATATCTTGGACCCAATAATGATTTTAACCAGTTAATGATTGATGCAGACATCTGGCTGATGAGAGCGGACTTTGTGTTTGAGTTCCCTCGTCCCACAATGCCTAATGTTGTGTACATGGGAGGGTTCCAGTGTAAACCTGCTAAACCTCTGCCTCAACACTTGGAGGAGTTTGTGCAGAGTTCTGGAGAGCATGGAGTCATCATCATGTCTCTGGGGACTTTTGTGAATGAACTACCTGCTGACATGGCAAATGAGATCGCTGCAGCTTTTGCTAAACTTCCTCAGAAAGTCATCTGGAGGTATAAAGGCAGCAGACCATCCACTCTGGCCAACAACACTTTATTGGTGGACTGGATGCCTCAGAACGACCTTCTAGGACATCCTAAAGTAAAAGTGTTTGTGGCTCACGGAGGAACAAACGGAGTCCAAGAAGCTCTTTATCATGGAGTCCCAGTTGTGGGCATCCCCGTGGCATTTGACCAATATGACAACTTGCTCCGACTAGAAGACAGAGGAGCAGCTAAGATTCTTACATTATCTACAGTGGACAAAGACAACAACTTCCTAAAAGCTATCCAGGAGGTCCTGAATGAACCCTCCTACAGGATGAACATGCAGAGACTCTCCAGGCTGCACAGAGATCAGCCAATAACACCGATGGATAACGCCCTCTTCTGGATCGAGTTTGTCATGAGACACAAAGGTGCAGCTCACCTGAAACCAGCATCACTCAGAATGTCCTGGTATTCCTACCACTCTGTAGACGTAGCTCTGTTCCTGGGTGGAGCTGTGCTGCTCATGCTTCTATCTACTTTCTTCTTGATTAGGTGTTTGTGTAATGCAATGTGTAAACCTAAAGTGAAACGTGAGTAA
- the LOC111572425 gene encoding UDP-glucuronosyltransferase 2A1-like — MRLIYLCSALLLLILLPRTCQGGNILVFPTEGSHWINMDILLQALHSRGHNLTIIRANKSWYIKDNSTYYSTYTVPVETSISKEFIIRVVSEIIDFERGAHPLMSFLGSTVGLFGAFIEAHEGVRELVTAMLDDRELMRKLNDTKFDMVLSDPWWGGGPILAKYLNLPLVYNVRWMFGGEGHFAIAPSPTSYIPLTGSVCTDKMTFFQRVKNMILHLLTQTQKHLINEIYQKICDKYLGPDNDFNQLLIDADIWLMRVDFVFDYPRPTMPNVVYMGGFQCKPPKPLPQHLEEFVQSSGEHGVIIMSLGTFVNELPADMANEIAAAFAKLPQKVIWRYKGSRPDTLGNNTLLVDWMPQNDLLGHPKVKVFVAHGGTNGVQEAIYHGVPVVGLPVFFDQHDNLIRLEDRGGAKILTLSTVDKDNNFLTGIQEVLNEPSYRMNMQRLSRLHRDQPITPMDNALFWIEFVMRHKGAAHLKPASLRMSWYSYHSVDVALFLGGAVLLMLLSTFFLIRCLCNAMCKSKVKHK; from the coding sequence ATGAGGCTGATATATCTCTGCAGTGCTTTGCTGCTGCTCATCCTTCTGCCCAGAACCTGTCAAGGTGGCAACATCTTGGTCTTTCCTACTGAAGGCAGCCACTGGATAAACATGGATATTCTCCTTCAAGCTCTGCACTCCAGAGGACATAATCTAACTATTATTCGTGCTAACAAAAGCTGGTACATCAAAGATAACTCCACATATTACAGTACCTACACAGTTCCAGTTGAGACAAGCATAAGCAAGGAGTTCATCATTAGAGTAGTTTCTGAGATCATAGACTTTGAACGAGGAGCTCATCCCTTGATGAGTTTTCTTGGTTCAACTGTGGGCTTGTTTGGTGCATTTATTGAAGCTCATGAAGGTGTGCGTGAATTAGTAACAGCGATGTTAGATGACAGAGAATTGATGAGGAAGTTGAATGACACCAAGTTTGACATGGTCCTCAGTGACCCTTGGTGGGGAGGTGGACCCATTTTGGCCAAATATTTGAACCTTCCTTTGGTTTATAATGTTCGCTGGATGTTTGGTGGTGAAGGTCATTTCGCCATTGCTCCGTCACCCACATCCTACATTCCGTTAACAGGATCTGTCTGCACTGATAAGATGACCTTTTTTCAGAGagttaaaaacatgattttacatctattaacacaaacacaaaaacatttgatCAATGAAATATATCAGAAAATATGTGACAAATATCTTGGACCCGATAATGATTTTAACCAGCTATTGATTGATGCAGACATCTGGCTGATGAGAGTGGACTTTGTGTTTGATTATCCACGCCCCACAATGCCTAATGTTGTGTACATGGGAGGGTTCCAGTGTAAACCTCCAAAACCTCTGCCTCAACACTTGGAGGAGTTTGTGCAGAGTTCTGGAGAGCATGGAGTCATCATCATGTCTCTGGGGACTTTTGTGAATGAACTACCTGCTGACATGGCAAATGAGATCGCTGCAGCTTTTGCTAAACTTCCTCAGAAAGTCATCTGGAGATACAAAGGCAGCAGACCAGACACTCTGGGCAACAACACTTTATTGGTGGACTGGATGCCTCAGAACGACCTTCTAGGACATCCTAAAGTAAAAGTGTTTGTGGCTCATGGAGGAACAAACGGAGTCCAAGAAGCTATTTATCATGGAGTCCCAGTTGTGGGTCTCCCAGTGTTTTTTGACCAACATGACAACCTGATCCGACtagaagacagaggaggagctAAGATTCTTACATTATCTACAGTGGACAAAGACAACAACTTCCTAACAGGTATCCAGGAGGTCCTGAATGAACCCTCCTACAGGATGAACATGCAGAGACTCTCCAGGCTGCACAGAGATCAGCCAATAACACCAATGGATAACGCCCTCTTCTGGATCGAGTTTGTCATGAGACACAAAGGTGCAGCTCACCTGAAACCAGCATCACTCAGAATGTCCTGGTATTCCTACCACTCTGTAGACGTAGCTCTGTTCCTCGGTGGAGCTGTGCTGCTCATGCTTCTATCTACTTTCTTCTTGATTAGGTGTTTGTGTAATGCAATGTGTAAATCTAAAGTGAAACATAAGTAA
- the LOC118470711 gene encoding uncharacterized protein LOC118470711, translating to MLQVELKKLELEERMLSLRSAGVVGQTPGGSSGPPPSFDVSMNLRLVSQFCEGDTDTFFSLFERVAETRGWSDAERTLLLQCVLTGKAQEAYCALGVAGSRVYISVKAAVLKAYELVPEAYRQRFRSWEKSGRQTHMEFARELSTHFHRWCSSLNVHTFDALCELVILEQFKDSVPPHIAVYISEHKVRTAEEAAALADDYVLTHHGDYDYRAPESGKSRMDRSVQNQTQGDQKNICHYCRGRGHWKAECPLKGHSESGQVEPVALAAPGRRLTSVLSTGVSSRRVKGESAGDYGRLQSDFSAFVSNGYVSLVGSDVKYQLKS from the coding sequence ATGTTACAAGTCGAACTGAAAAAGCTTGAGCTGGAGGAGCGCATGTTAAGCCTGAGATCTGCTGGGGTCGTGGGTCAGACTCCTGGGGGTTCGTCTGGTCCTCCACCTTCATTTGATGTGTCCATGAATCTGCGGTTGGTTTCTCAGTTTTGTGAAGGGGATACTGACacgtttttttccctgtttgagAGAGTGGCTGAGACCAGAGGTTGGTCTGATGCTGAGAGGACGTTACTCCTGCAGTGTGTTCTCACAGGTAAGGCTCAGGAGGCGTATTGTGCTCTTGGTGTTGCAGGCAGCAGGGTCTATATTTCAGTCAAAGCCGCTGTTCTTAAGGCCTATGAGTTGGTGCCCGAGGCCTACAGACAGAGGTTCAGGTCATGGGAGAAGTCGGGTCGCCAGACTCACATGGAGTTTGCCAGGGAGCTAAGTACACATTTCCATCGGTGGTGTTCTTCACTAAATGTTCATACATTTGACGCTCTGTGTGAGTTGGTTATTCTGGAGCAGTTTAAGGATTCAGTTCCTCCACATATTGCTGTCTATATTAGTGAGCATAAGGTGAGGACAGCAGAGGAAGCTGCGGCCCTCGCCGATGATTATGTATTAACTCATCACGGTGATTATGACTATCGAGCTCCGGAATCTGGTAAAAGTAGAATGGATAGGTCCGTGCAGAATCAGACACAGGGGGATCAGAAAAACATCTGTCACTACTGTAGAGGCAGGGGACACTGGAAGGCTGAATGTCCGCTAAAAGGTCATTCTGAAAGTGGGCAGGTGGAGCCTGTTGCGCTCGCTGCTCCTGGCAGGAGGTTAACCAGTGTTCTCTCTACTGGTGTCAGCTCTCGCAGAGTTAAGGGGGAATCTGCAGGGGACTATGGGAGATTGCAGTCTGACTTCTCAGCTTTTGTGTCTAATGGCTACGTGTCACTGGTAGGTAGTGATGTAAAGTACCAGTTAAAATCCTGA